The following proteins are co-located in the Malus sylvestris chromosome 13, drMalSylv7.2, whole genome shotgun sequence genome:
- the LOC126595730 gene encoding multicopper oxidase LPR1-like, with protein sequence MVTVQGVLVLLIAFMGVLLETSWAEDQLVNVSTLQMFVDKLPDMPLLKGFDVVNGVPKPKSLKIGMYMKTWRFHRDLPPTPVFAYGTSERTATVPGPTIEALQGIETFVTWSNYLPSEHILPWDPTIPTAIPASKKGVPTVVHLHGGIHEPASDGSAKAWFTAEFKDRGPAWTQQTYRYRNQQQPGNLWYHDHTMGLTRVNLLAGLIGAYIVCQPEVEGPLRLPSGEFDRTLVVFDRSFRTNGSIYMNSTGNNPSIHPQWQPEYFGDAIIVNGKAWPQLKVRRRKYRFRIINASNARFFKFFFTNGLGFIHVGSDSVYLGKPVETKDFLLGPSEITDVVVDFSKSENANVTLANDAPYPYPSGDPVNDANGKVMQFLIADRSELDPSRVPSTLIQYPVPDLSSASRTRYITMYEYESNTGDPTHLYLNAKPFDAPATEIVKAGTSEVWNVINLTQDNHPLHIHLGLFVVFEQRELVNQEEFKDCMNKLNDAVKCQISKYARGKTVEVPAHEKGWKNVFKMRPGTVTRILLRLAYIHSNASYEFDPTGEPGYVYHCHILDHEDNVMMRPLKLVH encoded by the exons ATGGTTACTGTGCAGGGAGTTTTGGTGTTGCTAATAGCTTTTATGGGGGTGCTTTTGGAGACTTCTTGGGCGGAAGATCAGCTTGTAAATGTGAGCACGTTGCAGATGTTTGTGGATAAACTTCCCGATATGCCTCTACTGAAAGGCTTTGATGTTGTCAATGGTGTTCCCAAACCCAAGTCATTGAAGATTGGCATGTACATGAAAACATGG AGATTCCACAGAGACCTTCCGCCGACGCCAGTGTTCGCCTACGGTACAAGTGAGCGCACAGCAACAGTCCCTGGTCCAACAATCGAAGCCCTCCAGGGAATCGAAACCTTCGTGACGTGGAGTAATTACCTCCCTTCAGAACACATTCTGCCTTGGGACCCGACCATTCCCACGGCCATACCCGCTAGTAAGAAGGGCGTCCCTACTGTGGTGCACCTCCACGGCGGCATCCATGAACCAGCAAGCGATGGAAGCGCAAAGGCATGGTTCACCGCCGAGTTCAAAGACCGTGGGCCCGCTTGGACCCAGCAAACATATCGATACCGCAATCAGCAACAACCCGGGAACCTGTGGTACCATGATCACACCATGGGGTTGACCAGAGTCAACCTCCTCGCTGGCTTGATCGGGGCCTACATTGTCTGTCAACCGGAAGTCGAGGGCCCGCTTCGACTTCCGAGTGGCGAATTTGATCGAACGCTGGTCGTGTTTGATCGGAGCTTTCGCACCAACGGTTCGATATACATGAATTCTACTGGAAACAATCCCTCCATACACCCGCAATGGCAGCCGGAATATTTTGGTGACGCAATTATAGTGAATGGGAAGGCGTGGCCGCAATTGAAGGTACGACGTCGTAAATACAGGTTCCGAATTATCAACGCCAGCAATGCGAGATTCTTCAAATTCTTCTTCACCAACGGTCTGGGATTTATCCACGTGGGGTCTGATTCAGTTTACCTTGGGAAACCGGtggagaccaaggactttttgCTGGGGCCATCTGAGATCACAGACGTGGTGGTTGACTTTTCCAAGTCTGAGAATGCCAATGTTACCCTAGCCAATGATGCTCCGTATCCTTACCCATCGGGTGATCCCGTTAACGATGCCAACGGTAAGGTCATGCAGTTTTTGATTGCTGACCGTTCAGAGCTAGACCCATCGCGCGTTCCGTCAACGTTAATTCAGTACCCCGTCCCTGATCTATCAAGTGCATCGCGCACACGATACATCACAATGTACGAGTACGAGAGTAACACTGGTGACCCGACACATCTTTATTTGAACGCGAAACCTTTCGACGCACCGGCGACGGAGATTGTGAAAGCAGGGACCAGCGAGGTGTGGAACGTGATCAATCTGACGCAGGACAATCATCCGTTACACATTCACTTGGGACTGTTCGTTGTATTCGAACAGCGGGAGTTGGTGAATCAGGAGGAGTTTAAAGATTGCATGAATAAGCTGAACGATGCCGTCAAGTGCCAAATAAGCAAGTATGCACGTGGCAAAACTGTAGAGGTGCCAGCTCACGAGAAAGGGTGGAAGAACGTTTTCAAGATGAGACCCGGGACTGTGACAAGGATACTGTTGAGGTTGGCTTACATACACTCGAATGCATCGTATGAGTTCGATCCTACGGGGGAGCCTGGCTACGTATACCATTGCCAT